CTCAGtgtgggtgctgctctgtgagtACCTGGGGTCCCTTTGGTGCCACCCCCAGATGGGGGATGATGTGGTCTTTGTGTCTGCAGGAGGTGGGACCTGTTGGCATAGGGTGAAGGTGGGTGCCTGCCCTCCATCCAGgctgcttcctcctctgcctTCACTGGGCAATCTTAATCCCAAAAGGAAGAGCCCGATCTGAGGATGTGTGTAATAACAGGCTTCCGTAATGGAACACCATAGTTACCATGTTCTGCACCTAaccaggcagggctggggctcaCGGTCTGTTCTGGTCTCCATGCCCAGCTGGAGGTGCCCACAATTGTGAATTTCATGGgtctgcagccctgtgccatAGCAGGGTGAGGGCTGAGAGCCGCCATCTCACAGCCATCCCTTCACTGTCCCCTCGCAGGAGCTGCGTCCCCGGCTGTGCCACATCAAGAAGGGCCCCAACGGGTACGGCTTCAACCTGCACAGTGAGAAGAGCCGCCCTGGGCAGTATGTTCGTGCTGTGGACCCCGACTCACCGGCTGAGGCGGCGGGGCTGCGAGCCCAGGACCGCATTGTTGAGGTGGGtgatggggtcaatgggaggCCAGCAGCATGGTGTGTCCCTGAGATACGGGATGGGCGGGCAGcgcccaggagctgctcctctgGGGCACCCCCTGCCCTGAGTGCTGGCGGTGACTCAGAGCAGAGCCATCCCACCCCTGGGTGCAGCCGTGCTGCTCATCAACCTGTCACCCCGTGCAGCACCGCTGTCCTGGGATGGGAGGGCACAGACGTGAGGGTGTGTGGTGGCTGTGTGGGTCCAGGGCTGCCCGTGCTCGCCGTGCTGGGGTCAGCCGCCCTGTGCCGTCATCTCCTGGCACTGCCCCGCTCCCCGTGCAGCCCTGTGCTAATCGCTCtgagaaaatctgcttttaatgAGGTTGTGCTGCTAATCCCTGCACGTCTCCGGGCATCCGCGGGGGGCTGAGGAATGTCCGTTATCTCCGTGACACCCACAGGTGAATGGGACGCCCGTGGAGGGCAAACAGCACGCGGATGTGGTGGCGGCCATCAAGGCGGGCGGCGATGAGACCAAGCTGCTGGTGGTGGGCGTGCTGGCTGATGAGTTCTTCAAGAAGTGCAGGGTGGTGCCCTCGGAGATGCACCTGGCAGGTGGGTCCGGTGCCAGGCATGGGGATCCCATTGTGCTGGGATGGGGGTTGGTCGGCGCCTTCCTGCCCGGCCCACAGCTGGCACGTGGCTGTGGGGTGTGTGCTGGGCAGGGTTTATTGCCCTGTGGTTTACACTTTGACAGGGCTTATGGCTCAGGGAGCGAACGGAGGGTGTGTGGTTGTCCTTCACTTTGCTCCAGCCTCGGCTCAGCCTTggccccctccctgccctgatGGTGGCAGGATGCAGCCCACGTTGGCTGCCCCGGAGCTGTTGTGCCCACGGGCACCGATGGTCACAGCCCTGGTGTGTGCCTGTCCCCACCTGACGCCGTGTCCTCTCTGCAGGTCCCTTGCCTGAGCCCATTGCCAATGGTGATATAGAGAAGGTGAGATAAAttcctttttgtcctttctAAATCCCACCTATGCTGGTCTGTAGGCATGGAGCCCCTGGGTTTGGATGTCCCTCCTTCCTTTGTCTGTGGGTGGTTGGGTGACCCACGGGCTGCCAGGGTCGAGGCTCCCACACTGTCACACGAGAGCAGGTGCCACTGGGAAGGGGAGTGGGAAGCAGTGGCCCCCAGGAAGCAGATCACTTATAGGCTCTGTCCTTATGATGCTGTGGCTGGGAAGGAGCCCTCGTGCTTCAGGGAAGCAGCACCCCATTCCAcagccctcctcctgctgctgcagctgggaagtCAGGTTTAATCCTCCCAGCCTTGCATGGGCAGTGCAGGAGGTGTTTATTAGCACGGAGCTCTCAGCGGATTACGTGCAGGGAGGAAGGATgagggatggcagcagccccaggggtGGCTTCCAAACCTCAGCTtctctctcctgctctgcttcctgcaggaaAATGGTGGAGAGCCACGGCTGAACTCGGTGTCAGAGAgaccccccagccctgcactggcTGCATCCCCTGAAGGCAGCGAGACCCACAGCGAGGTAGGGGCGGAAAGAATGACTGAGGGGGGGGTGGGCAAAGTCCCCACATGGAGGCTGAGCTCCTCTCTCTCCGCAGCCCGATTTGCAAGAAGGGGACAAGCGCAGCTCAGcgcccagctccctgctggacCTCGACATCCCGCTGGCCGTGGCCAAGGAGCGTGCGCACCAGAAGCGCACCAGCAAACGGGCTCCACAGATGGACTGGAGCAAGAAGAACGAACTGTTCAGCAACCTGTGAATCCGCCCCGGGGCAGGGACACCGGCCCCATCCCCTTCATCCCCACCACCCTGATGGGGAGGACGGGGCTCGGGGTCGCTGAGCATCCCTGATGAGGATGGTGACGGTGCCCTGGGTGCTCCTCCAGCCCCGGTGTGAAGCTTTGTGCGCCCGGCTGtgtgcagagctctggggaGGTTTGGTCACTCAGAGTGGCCGGGTTTGGTGCCCCACGCTTCTCATCCCCTCTGCCAGCTCTCGTTCTCCCATCCCAAAGCCCACCTCTGTTTCAGCCCCCCCAGATCATCTCCCCTTCTAGAGGCTCTCGGTGATTCTCACCATGCCCTACACCGCAGCAGTTCCTCCTGGGGTTGGCACTCTTAACCTTGCAGTGTCCGTCCACAATGACCCCATCCCTTCGTTCCTGtgcccacagagctgctctcagagGCACTTGGGCGTCCTACAGCCTCTGCCCCAGGGTTGTTTTGGGAGAGGAGAGGTGTCTGGAGCCAGCACAGCAAGCAATAATAAGCAATAATCACCCCCggtgctgctgcttgctcccAGAGACAGAGCCGGTCAGGGCTTGTGTCCTACACTGCTTAGTTTAAAGGGTTCTCTGTAgactctcttctttctccaaaaTGAGAGTTTTTCCAATCacacagtttatttctttttttaatgtattttgtgGAAAATTCTTCCTGtggatgttttgtttctgtgttttgcaaTCAGGTGTCGTGTTGTCAAGATGAAGATAAATTCTGTTTACTGGAATAAATCTTCCTGACTTCACATGTCCAGCTGGAGGCCAAATCCTTGCGGAGCCGTGGATCCCAGGGCATGGTGCTGGGGGGGGCCTgggggcaggggctgcagggcagggcagcatCCCTTGTGAAGGTGGCTGTGCACGCTGGGCCCTGTCTATGGGCAGACACCTTAGAGTCTGAGTTTGTTCGAATGTCTCCCTGGAGCAATTAAGCCATGGTGAGCTGATACAGGATTCGGTTTGGAGCTGGGATGGACTAATGGAGAAGGCTGGGCTGGTCCCAGTGTGAGTTAATGCCTTGGGACGATTAAAGGGCTTTAATCCCgcgggggggggtggggggagccGTTCCAGTCTACTGTGTGCCTGCTCTAATCTGCCCATCCGTAGGGACTTGTAGGGACGTGGCTGCCAGCTGGGCTGGAGGGAGGCAGCGTTGCTAGGGGCTGCCCCAACCCCAAACAGCCACCACTGCTCCACTGGGGTGTGGGGTGAGCCTGAGTGCCTGGGCTGCCTTCTCAGAGCAGCGGGCTGGAGGAGAGCAGGGCACTGCCCATCCAGAGTGGGACCTCTGAGGGTTTTGCCAGCCCTGGGGCAGGGGCTGAGCCCCTCTGTGGAGGTTGGAGCCTGCAGCCGGGGGCTGTGGAGCTGGTCCTGCTGGGCTCATACAGCTATTTTTAAGCCCTGTGTGCTGGGACAGCTTATGCAGCTCTGTGCTaagccctcctgctgcagcgGGAGAGAGTGGGGGAATGGATCCTTTGCTGCAGCCAGAAGTGTGGCTCAGTTGGCAATCCTGAGAGCTGCGGATGGGGATGTGTTGAGCCCCCCCTCCCAAGGGGTGTTCTGGGACAGacctgttgttgttttgggttgcCAGGGTGAAGGCTTTTCCCAGCTGCCTGGGGAGGCAGGGAGTGCCTTGGCGTTGCCTGGGCACCAGGGATGCCAAGTGCAGTCCTTGCTGATGCCTGAGCAACCACTGGGCTGCTGTAGCCGGAGTAGCACCCTGTGCCTTGGGGCTATGTGGGACTGAAGCCCTCAAAAGTAACACTCTCATGTGAAATGGAGGATGAGAAAAACCCTGACCTGCTGTTCCAGGTTGGGCTGGGCAATGGGAGGACAAGGCTGCTCTCTTATCCTGTCTCTTCCAGTCATTGCTGCTACTCTGGAGCTGGGTGAGGGCCAGAAAAGCAGCTTCCAGGTGGAGATTTTCACCAGTCAAAGAAAGCCCCACCGCTCCCAGAGGTAcctgagatttttattttgtaattattattgAATAGAGGACAGGTTGAGCTCCCAGAGCACTCAGACCTCCTCTGCAACAGTGACGAATCTTGCTCTGAGggcagtggaagcaggaacACGGGTTGCTGCTTGTCCAGAAACTGGTTGTACCAGGAATCTATTAACTGCTGGTGACTGCAGGCCCCGCTGGAACAGCATGTTAAAGTCATGGAGTCACTCCGAGTCGAGTCTGTGAATTAGCAGCTATTGTCCAGGTCCAAAGTTCAGGCAGCATTCTCAGCTGTTGCAACAAAGTGGAAAAGTGACAAGATAACAAAGGAGACAGAACAAATCAGTCAAGTGCAGCCCTGTCATTTGTGCTTAGACCTCACAACAAAGTCCAACCTTCCCTGGAAACCAGGTTTGTGTCTGCATCTACCTGTCAGCTGGAAGCTTCTGTTCAATGTAGCTTTTCTTCTCCACGTGTTTTGTCTGGTCCAGGAGCCACTGTCTCTCTTGGTCACTGATATCCAGCCTCAGTGTCACCTCTTGGAAAACACTGTTCACAGAAACCTGTAtcacacagaagaaacagagctcCCTCCCAACCATAGGACAAACACTGCTCATGTTGGGGGTAGAAGCCGGGCTGTCACCACACCTCCTTAAAATGAAGCTTCTTGAACATGCAAATACTGGCTTCATTTTCCTGACCAATCTTAGCCTCAAATTTGGTGATGCCGAGCTCTGTCACTCCTACAAGAGAAACCAGAAAGACAATAATTACTGTTACCTGCTTGGCTGCCAGATCTACAAAGACACAGGGCTGCAACTTCTGAAGCAGATGCTCCCCTTATTGCCCTGTGCACCTCACCAGGAACACGTGCTTCTAGATCACATCACAACTTTACCCTTGCCTTGAGCCATCCTTACCATAGGACATCATCATCAGAGTCGCCTCCTTGCCAAATCCTCTGCCACGATAGCTGGGTTCTGAaagaaggagctgcagaagtCAGTGTCTTGTCACATGAGACAAAGCAGCTGTACTGGATTCTTGTCAGAAAATACTGCGacccagagcagcagtggaTGCCATTCAGGGCTGAACAGTCAAGGTAATGCAATGAGAACAAAAAGCTGCAATAACATCTGTGAATCTGTAATCTCTCTACTGCTGCCTTTAGCCAAGGTGACAAAGACCCAAGACAGCAAGTAGAATCTTACCTGCAATCATTATTTCAATCTCGCCCAAAGTTGGATCCTCGGTGTCAGTGAGGAAGAGATTCACATCCCCCACCATGCAGTCCTcatccctgcatccctgctCCGACCAGCGCTCCCTGTCCAGCACAATGAAGGTGCACTCTGGggagaataaaaacattattagGGCATGTTAAGTTACTTATGTAATACTGAAGGCTGAAAGTGAAGGTGTGCAGCGGGCAAAGTGACAGCAGTTTCCACACGTTAACAGTGAGGAAGTGGTAATAACTGAACTTCCTATGCCAAGCATGCCTGCTTTCATCACTAGAAGTAGAAATCACTGTGTGCTTATGCAGGCACTAAGACTAGAAATAAGCATGAAAGGAGCACGGAAATGTTCATTCTCTGATGGAGgtcttgctgtttttcctctctgcagcaaGTCTGGGCAAAGAACTGTTTGGTGCACAAGACATCAAGACTTAGTGATTCATCAGTCAGCcttactgctgctttcagcaagGCTCTTCATGCCAGCGGAGACAGACGTCTTAGGCTGAGATCTTTGCCAGCCTCGGTATTTTGCTGCTCACTGTACATCTATGGGGCTTTTATAGGCAGTGATTCACTACCTGTAATACAGCCAGGGAACCAATTCAGACAACACATCTCAACTGGGTGATCACAAAACCATTCAATTTCTCAAGGAAAAATACAGCTCCCTTCCATGTCTTTATGACAGTCGGAACTGGGGGGTGGTGACTGTGCAGCAGCTCATCAGACAATGCTCTGTAAAGTCAATCAGGTGTCTTTAAAAACCACACgagaaggacagcagcagccctggctgtTCTCTGGTTCCCAGCACAGCGAAGGCCCCTCTCAGCCCTCCCCCCCCTCATGAATCGCTCCATGCTCTCACTGTCGGCATCGTCCCTCCAGCTGCGCTGCATCTCGTACTCCTGCTCCAGGCTCAGCGGTTCTGAGGCCGTCAGACGCTGCAGCTCCTCGCTCTGCATCCACTCGTGGTACCTGGGAACAGACACAACCGGTACCGGCCTCATGGCGGCGCTGTGCCCCCAACACTGTGCCTGGCACCTGGCAGCTGTTCTGTCCTATAATGGCAGCCTGGCGCTCACAGCAGCTTAAAGCACCTGCAAACCTCTCTAATATAAACGTGGCTCTCTAATATAAACCTCTCTAATATAAAGCAGGGACCGGTGCTGCTGGAAATTCAGCTGCATTTGCTGATCCCGCAGCTCGGTGTGAAGCGCATCGCAGTGCACTGAGCACCATAATGCACTGAGCACCGTaatgcactgagcagagcaatgCACTGAGCACCACAACGCACTGAGCACCGTAACGCACTGAGCCGAGCACGGCCCCGAGTTACAGGCACATCCCGCTGTGCGCGGTGCCGGGCGGTGCCGTACCCTCGTACCCTCGTACCCTCGTACCCTCGTACCGGGCCACGTGCTGGCTGCAGTACGGAACCAGCGCCACCCTGTCGCCGCGCAGCGCCGTGCTCTGGTTGTTCCTCATGGCCCCGCTGCCATCAGGGCGGACCGGGATAGGGCCGCTCTGTGCAGCGGTAACTCAGCGGTACCGGGGCGGTGACGGCTGGGCCCGGCTGGTGTCGCCGccctcactcactcactcactcacgGCCGTATCTCCCCGTTCCCGTTATTCCGTCCCCGCGGTCCCGGCGCTGCCGTGTGACGCAATCAGCCGCTCGCCGCCGCACGCATGCGCACAATCTCCACTCGCTTCCCCGTCGCTGACGGTGACGTCATCGCCCCGCCCACTCCGCGCACACGTGACCTCGCAGCCCCAATCGCAGTCGAGCCTCTCACGCCCCCTTCTCCCCATTGGGAGCGAGCCGGTCACGTGTGCGGAAGTAGCGGCTGGCGGGCCGCGCGTGCGCAGTGAGAGCCGGGAGGGGGAGGGAGCGGCGGCGGCTGAGGAGCCGGGCGGAGCGTGAGGAACCGGGTGTGCGGGCACCGAGCGGGAGCTGCCGCCCGCCCTGCCGGTACCGCGGCGATACGGTGTGAGCCCGGGTAACCACGGGAGCTGAGAACATCGCCCTGCCGGCCTGCAGCTCCCCCTGCCGCCATGGCTGGAGGCATCACGGAC
The Coturnix japonica isolate 7356 chromosome 18, Coturnix japonica 2.1, whole genome shotgun sequence DNA segment above includes these coding regions:
- the SLC9A3R1 gene encoding Na(+)/H(+) exchange regulatory cofactor NHE-RF1, yielding MSSAPPGPAAPRLCCMEKGPDGYGFHLHGEKGKAGQFIRKVEAGSPAERSGLRAGDRLLEVDGTNVERESHQQVVERIRAAAGAVRLLVVQPLREEPPGTHGDTDGREQREPPAERGGHGDTELRPRLCHIKKGPNGYGFNLHSEKSRPGQYVRAVDPDSPAEAAGLRAQDRIVEVNGTPVEGKQHADVVAAIKAGGDETKLLVVGVLADEFFKKCRVVPSEMHLAGPLPEPIANGDIEKENGGEPRLNSVSERPPSPALAASPEGSETHSEPDLQEGDKRSSAPSSLLDLDIPLAVAKERAHQKRTSKRAPQMDWSKKNELFSNL
- the NAT9 gene encoding N-acetyltransferase 9 isoform X2 — protein: MQSEELQRLTASEPLSLEQEYEMQRSWRDDADKCTFIVLDRERWSEQGCRDEDCMVGDVNLFLTDTEDPTLGEIEIMIAEPSYRGRGFGKEATLMMMSYGVTELGITKFEAKIGQENEASICMFKKLHFKEVSVNSVFQEVTLRLDISDQERQWLLDQTKHVEKKSYIEQKLPADS
- the NAT9 gene encoding N-acetyltransferase 9 isoform X1, yielding MRNNQSTALRGDRVALVPYCSQHVARYHEWMQSEELQRLTASEPLSLEQEYEMQRSWRDDADKCTFIVLDRERWSEQGCRDEDCMVGDVNLFLTDTEDPTLGEIEIMIAEPSYRGRGFGKEATLMMMSYGVTELGITKFEAKIGQENEASICMFKKLHFKEVSVNSVFQEVTLRLDISDQERQWLLDQTKHVEKKSYIEQKLPADS